A part of Pseudomonas sp. HR96 genomic DNA contains:
- the aroC gene encoding chorismate synthase: MSGNTYGKLFTVTTAGESHGPALVAIVDGCPPGLELSVADLQRDLDRRKPGTSRYTTQRQEPDEVEILSGVFEGRTTGTSIGLLIRNTDQKSKDYSAIKDLFRPAHADYTYHHKYGERDYRGGGRSSARETAMRVAAGAIAKKFLAAQGIVIRGYMSQLGPIEIPFKSWDSVEDNAFFSPDPDKVEELEAYMDQLRRDQDSVGAKITVVAEGVKPGLGEPIFDRLDADLAHALMSINAVKGVEIGAGFASVAQRGTEHRDELTPQGFLSNNAGGVLGGISSGQPIIAHLALKPTSSITTPGRSIDVAGQPVEVITKGRHDPCVGIRATPIAEAMMAIVLMDHFLRHRGQNADVRVTTPVLGQFEE, translated from the coding sequence ATGTCCGGCAATACCTACGGCAAGCTGTTCACAGTCACCACCGCTGGCGAGAGCCACGGTCCGGCCCTGGTGGCCATCGTCGACGGCTGCCCGCCGGGGCTGGAACTGAGCGTGGCCGACCTGCAGCGTGACCTTGACCGGCGCAAGCCCGGCACCAGCCGGTACACCACCCAGCGTCAGGAACCGGACGAAGTGGAAATTCTCTCCGGGGTGTTCGAGGGGCGCACCACCGGCACCTCCATCGGCCTGCTGATTCGCAACACCGACCAGAAGTCCAAGGACTACTCGGCCATCAAGGACCTGTTCCGCCCGGCTCATGCCGACTACACCTATCACCACAAATACGGCGAGCGCGATTACCGCGGCGGTGGCCGCAGTTCGGCGCGGGAAACCGCCATGCGCGTGGCCGCCGGCGCCATCGCGAAGAAATTTCTCGCCGCCCAAGGCATTGTCATTCGCGGCTACATGAGCCAGCTGGGCCCCATTGAAATTCCTTTCAAGAGCTGGGATAGCGTGGAGGACAATGCCTTCTTCAGCCCTGACCCGGACAAGGTGGAGGAGCTTGAGGCCTACATGGATCAGCTGCGCCGCGACCAGGATTCAGTCGGGGCAAAGATCACCGTGGTAGCCGAAGGCGTCAAGCCGGGGCTGGGCGAGCCGATCTTCGACCGGCTCGACGCCGACCTGGCCCACGCCTTGATGAGTATCAACGCGGTCAAGGGCGTGGAAATCGGCGCCGGATTCGCCTCGGTCGCCCAGCGCGGGACCGAGCACCGTGATGAGCTGACGCCGCAAGGTTTTCTCTCCAACAACGCCGGTGGCGTGCTGGGCGGGATCTCCTCCGGCCAGCCGATCATTGCCCACCTGGCGCTCAAGCCGACGTCCAGCATCACCACGCCCGGCCGTTCCATCGACGTTGCCGGGCAGCCGGTGGAGGTCATCACCAAAGGGCGCCACGACCCCTGCGTCGGCATTCGCGCCACGCCGATCGCCGAGGCAATGATGGCCATCGTGCTGATGGACCACTTCCTTCGCCATCGCGGGCAGAACGCCGACGTACGGGTCACCACGCCGGTGCTGGGTCAATTCGAGGAATGA
- a CDS encoding alpha/beta hydrolase, translated as MLRLLGFVLCLFTSLAQAAPAVLQRPVELAVDGGAGQLHGTLMLPAADHPVPVVLIIAGSGPTDRDGNNTDGGRTDSLKRLAILLSRNGIASVRYDKRGVATGRAVTPDERNLSLDSYVADAVSWGRQLRQDSRFGPLIMLGHSEGALVAALAAPDAGASAVISLAGSGRPIDQVLREQIREQLPPPLVLRSDQIIERLKAGQFDTEVPAELQVVFRPSVQPYLVSLLRQNPATAFARLHMPALIVQGRNDMQVGVADADALKAAKPDAQLVLIDGMNHVLRIVPREVRAQRASYENPELPLADELGRVLVGFIKKV; from the coding sequence ATGTTGCGGTTGCTCGGCTTTGTTTTGTGCCTGTTCACCAGCCTGGCCCAGGCGGCTCCCGCAGTGCTGCAGCGCCCTGTCGAGCTGGCGGTAGACGGCGGTGCCGGCCAGTTGCACGGCACCTTGATGCTGCCCGCAGCCGATCACCCGGTGCCGGTGGTGCTGATCATCGCCGGCTCGGGACCCACCGACCGCGATGGCAACAACACGGACGGCGGCCGCACCGACAGCCTCAAGCGCCTGGCGATTCTACTGTCGCGCAACGGCATTGCCAGCGTGCGCTACGACAAGCGCGGCGTGGCGACCGGCCGTGCCGTCACCCCGGACGAACGCAACCTGAGCCTGGACAGCTACGTGGCCGACGCCGTGAGCTGGGGCAGACAACTCAGGCAGGATTCGCGTTTTGGCCCGCTGATCATGCTGGGCCATAGCGAAGGCGCCCTGGTGGCCGCCCTCGCCGCCCCGGATGCCGGCGCCAGCGCGGTGATCTCCCTGGCCGGCAGCGGCCGGCCGATCGACCAGGTGCTGCGCGAGCAGATCCGCGAGCAGCTGCCGCCACCGCTGGTGCTGCGCAGCGACCAGATCATCGAACGGCTCAAGGCCGGGCAATTCGACACCGAGGTGCCCGCCGAGCTGCAGGTGGTGTTTCGCCCCAGCGTGCAGCCCTACCTGGTCTCCCTGCTGCGGCAGAACCCGGCGACCGCTTTCGCCCGCCTGCACATGCCCGCGCTGATCGTGCAGGGGCGCAACGACATGCAGGTCGGCGTCGCCGACGCCGACGCCCTCAAGGCCGCCAAGCCCGACGCCCAGCTGGTGCTGATCGACGGCATGAACCACGTCCTGCGCATCGTCCCTCGCGAGGTGCGCGCCCAGCGTGCCTCCTACGAAAATCCCGAACTGCCGCTGGCCGACGAGCTGGGTCGAGTTTTGGTGGGGTTCATCAAGAAGGTTTGA
- the prmB gene encoding 50S ribosomal protein L3 N(5)-glutamine methyltransferase, with protein sequence MITSRLRTLRDHIRWAVSRFHGEDLFFGHGTDNAWDEARLLVLGALHLPWEIADSYLDCRLEDNELVHVQHLLQRRIEERVPAAYLIGEAWFCGLSFIVDERVLVPRSPIGELIEKGFAPWLAQPPARILDLCTGSGCIGIACAEVFPEAEVALADLSFEALEVANQNIERHGHDDRVYSVQGDGFDGLPGQRFDLIVSNPPYVDAEDFADMPAEYQHEPELGLACGNDGLNLVRRMLAEAADHLTDKGLLIVEVGNSQVHVEALYPEVEFAWLEFERGGHGVFMLSAEQCRAHQALFASRV encoded by the coding sequence GTGATCACTTCCCGCCTGCGCACCCTGCGCGACCATATCCGTTGGGCTGTCAGCCGTTTTCACGGGGAAGACCTGTTCTTTGGCCACGGCACCGACAATGCCTGGGATGAAGCCCGCCTGCTGGTGCTGGGCGCCTTGCACCTGCCGTGGGAAATCGCCGACAGCTACCTGGACTGCCGTCTGGAAGACAACGAGCTGGTGCATGTGCAGCACCTGCTGCAGCGGCGCATCGAGGAGCGTGTGCCGGCCGCCTACCTGATCGGCGAGGCGTGGTTCTGTGGCCTGTCGTTCATTGTCGACGAGCGCGTGCTGGTACCGCGTTCGCCCATTGGCGAGTTGATCGAGAAAGGCTTCGCGCCTTGGTTGGCGCAACCGCCGGCGCGTATTCTCGACCTGTGCACCGGGTCCGGTTGCATCGGCATCGCCTGCGCCGAAGTGTTCCCCGAGGCCGAGGTGGCGCTGGCCGACCTGTCGTTCGAGGCGCTGGAAGTGGCCAACCAGAATATCGAGCGCCATGGCCACGACGACCGGGTGTACTCGGTGCAGGGCGACGGCTTCGACGGCCTGCCGGGGCAGCGCTTCGATCTGATCGTGTCCAACCCGCCCTATGTCGACGCCGAGGATTTCGCCGACATGCCCGCCGAGTATCAGCACGAGCCCGAGCTGGGCCTGGCCTGCGGCAACGATGGCTTGAATCTGGTGCGGCGCATGCTGGCCGAGGCGGCCGACCATCTTACCGACAAGGGGCTGCTGATCGTCGAGGTGGGCAACAGCCAGGTGCACGTCGAGGCGTTGTACCCCGAGGTGGAATTCGCCTGGCTGGAATTCGAGCGTGGCGGCCACGGTGTGTTCATGCTCAGCGCCGAGCAGTGCCGCGCCCATCAGGCACTGTTCGCCTCGCGAGTCTGA
- a CDS encoding cysteine hydrolase family protein → MSALKTMFQLSGRGYPPAHLAHATLIIIDAQKEYLSGPLALSGMDEAVANIAKLSAAARALGRPVVHIRHLGTVGGLFDPQGERGEFIAELRPEGDEPVVEKRLPNAFNGTGLDSLLQSLGHLDLIVCGFMSHSSVSTTVRAAKDYGYRCTLVRDACATRDLPNGQGVLSAAQVHETEMAIMADNFASVALTKDLI, encoded by the coding sequence ATGTCCGCTTTGAAGACGATGTTCCAACTCAGTGGCCGTGGTTACCCACCGGCCCATCTTGCCCATGCCACGCTGATCATCATCGATGCACAGAAGGAATACCTGTCAGGGCCATTGGCGCTTTCAGGCATGGACGAGGCTGTGGCCAACATCGCCAAGCTCAGCGCCGCAGCACGCGCCCTCGGCCGGCCCGTGGTGCATATCCGCCACCTGGGCACGGTGGGCGGGCTGTTCGACCCCCAGGGCGAACGCGGCGAGTTCATCGCCGAACTGCGCCCTGAAGGTGACGAACCCGTGGTGGAGAAGCGCCTGCCCAATGCCTTCAACGGCACCGGGCTGGACAGCCTGCTGCAGAGCCTGGGCCACCTGGACCTGATCGTCTGCGGCTTCATGAGCCATTCCAGCGTCAGCACCACGGTGCGCGCCGCCAAGGACTACGGCTACCGCTGCACCCTGGTGCGCGACGCCTGCGCCACCCGCGACCTGCCCAACGGCCAGGGCGTGCTCAGCGCCGCCCAGGTGCACGAGACCGAGATGGCCATCATGGCCGACAACTTCGCCTCCGTGGCCCTGACCAAAGACCTGATCTGA
- a CDS encoding Smr/MutS family protein, which translates to MQDDDFSLFTSQMRGVKPIKHDRADTGKPKVDRKHLKTLRQAATVRQGETLVDGLSDQFVIDVGPEDDLHWARDGVQESQMRKLKIGQIPFEGSLDLHGMSVEKARETLWAFLAEATGLEVRCVRVTHGKAVRLDGKRPMIKSHVNTWLRQHPQVLGFTSCQPRHGGAGAVYVMLKRTMLEGRDE; encoded by the coding sequence ATGCAAGATGACGATTTTTCCCTGTTCACCAGCCAGATGCGCGGCGTCAAGCCGATCAAGCATGATCGCGCCGACACCGGCAAACCCAAGGTCGACCGCAAGCACCTGAAAACCCTGCGCCAGGCGGCCACCGTACGCCAGGGCGAGACCCTGGTCGACGGCCTGTCCGACCAGTTCGTCATCGACGTCGGCCCCGAAGACGACCTGCACTGGGCCCGCGACGGCGTGCAGGAAAGCCAGATGCGCAAGCTCAAGATCGGCCAGATCCCCTTCGAGGGCAGCCTCGACCTGCACGGCATGAGCGTGGAAAAGGCCCGCGAAACCCTCTGGGCGTTTCTCGCCGAAGCCACCGGACTGGAAGTGCGCTGCGTGCGGGTAACCCACGGCAAGGCGGTGCGCCTGGACGGCAAGCGGCCGATGATCAAGAGCCATGTCAACACCTGGCTGCGCCAGCATCCGCAGGTGCTCGGCTTCACCTCCTGCCAGCCGCGCCACGGCGGCGCCGGCGCGGTTTACGTGATGCTCAAGCGGACCATGCTCGAAGGCCGCGACGAATAG
- the folE gene encoding GTP cyclohydrolase I FolE, whose translation MSLEQNYSAILGQIGEDVSREGLLDTPKRAAKAMQYLCRGYQQTLEEVTNGALFSSDASEMVLVKNIELYSMCEHHMLPFIGKAHVAYIPNGKVLGLSKVARIVDMYARRLQIQENLGRQIADAIETVTGALGVAVVIEAKHMCMMMRGVEKQNSSMVTSVMLGEFRQNALTRGEFLSLIKQ comes from the coding sequence ATGTCCCTGGAACAGAATTACTCGGCCATCCTCGGCCAGATCGGCGAGGACGTTTCCCGCGAAGGCCTGCTCGACACGCCCAAGCGTGCGGCCAAGGCCATGCAGTACCTTTGCCGTGGCTACCAGCAAACCCTCGAAGAGGTCACTAACGGTGCCCTTTTCAGTTCCGACGCCAGTGAAATGGTGCTGGTCAAGAACATCGAGCTGTACTCGATGTGCGAACACCACATGCTGCCATTCATCGGCAAGGCTCATGTAGCCTACATTCCCAACGGCAAAGTGCTCGGCCTGTCGAAGGTCGCACGCATCGTCGACATGTACGCCCGCCGCCTGCAGATCCAGGAAAACCTCGGCCGGCAGATCGCCGACGCGATCGAGACCGTGACCGGCGCCCTGGGTGTGGCTGTGGTGATCGAGGCCAAGCACATGTGCATGATGATGCGTGGCGTGGAGAAACAGAATTCGTCCATGGTCACTTCGGTGATGCTCGGCGAATTCCGTCAGAACGCCCTGACCCGTGGCGAATTCCTCAGCTTGATCAAGCAATAA
- a CDS encoding glutaredoxin family protein, giving the protein MLMKALRVGLGQLVVVGDLLTRPRKRQRTAAAQAEVDQAAKGLSLYQFHACPFCVKTRRTLHRLNVPVALRDAKNDEQDRQTLLAGGGRIKVPCLRIEEGGQTTWMYESKAIIAYLDQRFA; this is encoded by the coding sequence ATGTTGATGAAAGCCCTGCGTGTCGGCCTTGGCCAATTGGTCGTGGTCGGTGACCTGCTGACCCGCCCACGCAAACGCCAGCGCACCGCCGCCGCGCAGGCCGAGGTCGACCAGGCCGCCAAGGGGCTCAGCCTGTACCAGTTTCACGCCTGCCCGTTCTGCGTGAAGACCCGGCGCACGCTACACCGGCTTAACGTGCCGGTGGCGTTGCGCGATGCGAAGAACGACGAGCAGGATCGCCAGACCTTGCTCGCTGGAGGCGGCCGCATCAAAGTGCCGTGCCTGCGCATCGAGGAAGGTGGCCAGACCACCTGGATGTATGAGTCCAAAGCGATCATCGCGTACCTGGACCAGCGCTTCGCTTGA
- a CDS encoding glutathione S-transferase family protein, translating to MFKVYGDYQSGNCYKVKLMLHLIGAEYEWQPVDILKGETETPEFLAMNPNGKVPVLELEDGTYLWESNAILNFLADDSEFLPSEPRLRTQVLQWQFFEQYSHEPYVAVARFIQFYLNMPADRLEEYEVCQRRGRKALRVMEKQLQATPYLVGQHYSIADIALFAYTHVAHEGGFDLSEFPAVQAWIERVASHPRHVPMR from the coding sequence ATGTTCAAAGTGTATGGCGATTATCAGTCAGGCAACTGCTACAAGGTCAAACTGATGCTGCACCTGATCGGCGCCGAGTATGAGTGGCAGCCGGTCGATATCCTCAAGGGCGAAACCGAGACCCCGGAGTTTCTGGCCATGAACCCGAATGGCAAGGTGCCAGTGCTGGAGCTGGAGGACGGCACCTATCTATGGGAGTCCAACGCGATTCTCAACTTCCTCGCCGACGACAGCGAGTTTCTGCCCAGCGAGCCGCGCCTGCGTACCCAGGTGCTGCAATGGCAATTCTTCGAGCAGTACAGTCATGAGCCGTATGTGGCGGTGGCGCGCTTTATCCAGTTTTACCTGAACATGCCGGCTGATCGTCTGGAGGAATACGAGGTGTGCCAGCGCCGTGGGCGCAAGGCCCTGCGGGTGATGGAAAAGCAGTTGCAGGCTACCCCGTACCTGGTGGGCCAGCACTATTCGATCGCCGACATCGCGCTGTTCGCCTATACCCATGTGGCCCATGAAGGCGGCTTCGATCTGAGCGAGTTCCCGGCGGTCCAGGCCTGGATCGAGCGGGTGGCCAGCCATCCGCGGCATGTGCCGATGCGCTAG
- a CDS encoding PLP-dependent aminotransferase family protein, which translates to MVFSERVERLKSSLIREILAAAQRPEMMSFAGGLPAEAMLPALDWAAMPTSMGQYGMSEGEPALRELLAAQARALGVPCEASQVLVVSGSQQTLDLTAKLYIDKGTQVLLEGPTYLAALQIFQLFGADCLSVPVTAEGVDLVAMRARLEQHQPAFAYLIPTFQNPSGARYSEAVRDGVAALLDEFSVTLVEDDPYRDLNYDGVQALPIVSRLRKASWIYTGTVSKTLLPGLRVGYLIASPDLFPHLLRLKQSADLHTNRVGQWQALQWLGSERYTRHLAELREFYRARRDAMQAELLRYFSDLADWHVPQGGLFFWLTLKQPLDTRTLLPAAMARNVAFMPGEPFFAEPERNFGNLRLNFSHVSPERLGEGLSRLAAVIREAQPARAA; encoded by the coding sequence ATGGTTTTTTCGGAACGTGTCGAGCGCTTGAAGAGCTCCTTGATCCGCGAGATCCTCGCGGCGGCGCAGCGGCCGGAGATGATGTCGTTCGCCGGCGGCTTGCCGGCCGAGGCGATGCTGCCGGCGCTGGACTGGGCGGCCATGCCCACCAGCATGGGCCAGTACGGCATGAGCGAAGGCGAGCCGGCCTTGCGCGAGTTGTTGGCCGCCCAGGCGCGGGCATTGGGCGTGCCCTGCGAGGCGAGCCAGGTACTGGTGGTCAGCGGCTCTCAGCAGACCCTCGACCTGACCGCCAAGCTGTACATCGACAAGGGCACCCAGGTGCTGCTCGAGGGGCCGACCTACCTGGCGGCCCTGCAAATATTCCAGCTGTTCGGCGCCGATTGCCTGAGCGTGCCGGTGACCGCCGAGGGCGTCGACCTGGTGGCCATGCGCGCGCGCCTGGAACAGCATCAGCCGGCGTTCGCCTACCTGATTCCGACCTTCCAGAACCCTTCGGGCGCGCGCTATAGCGAAGCTGTGCGCGATGGCGTGGCGGCCTTGCTCGACGAGTTCAGCGTCACCCTGGTCGAGGATGACCCCTACCGCGACCTCAACTACGACGGCGTCCAGGCGCTGCCCATCGTCAGCCGCTTGCGCAAGGCCAGCTGGATCTACACCGGCACCGTCTCCAAGACTCTGTTGCCGGGGTTGCGGGTCGGCTACCTGATCGCCAGCCCCGACCTGTTCCCCCATCTGCTGCGGCTCAAGCAGTCGGCCGACCTGCACACCAACCGGGTCGGCCAGTGGCAGGCGCTGCAGTGGCTGGGCAGTGAGCGCTATACGCGGCACCTGGCTGAACTGCGCGAGTTCTACCGGGCGCGGCGCGATGCCATGCAGGCCGAGCTGCTGCGCTATTTTTCCGACCTCGCCGATTGGCACGTTCCGCAAGGTGGGCTGTTTTTCTGGCTGACCCTCAAACAGCCGCTCGACACGCGTACCCTGTTGCCGGCGGCCATGGCGCGGAATGTCGCGTTCATGCCCGGCGAGCCTTTTTTTGCCGAGCCGGAGCGCAATTTTGGCAATCTGCGCTTGAATTTCAGTCACGTTTCACCCGAGCGCCTTGGCGAAGGGCTCTCGCGCCTGGCAGCGGTGATCCGCGAGGCACAACCGGCCCGCGCGGCCTAG
- a CDS encoding MarR family transcriptional regulator: MFDLKNTHTQQAAMEAFFYGYQAFTAKADEMLARRGLSRVHQRIVFFVSRYPQLSVKELLEKLGVSKQALNTPLRQLLEMNLVLSLAPPTDKRKRLLQLSAEGAKLEQALRREQVKLLQRAFAEAGPAAVEGWLEVNLKLAHGQREQVDR; encoded by the coding sequence ATGTTTGACCTTAAAAACACTCACACCCAACAAGCGGCCATGGAAGCCTTCTTCTATGGCTACCAGGCCTTCACCGCCAAGGCCGATGAAATGCTCGCGCGTCGCGGGCTGAGCCGCGTGCACCAGCGCATCGTGTTTTTCGTCTCGCGCTACCCGCAGCTCAGCGTCAAGGAGCTGCTGGAAAAACTGGGGGTCAGCAAACAGGCGCTGAACACGCCGTTGCGCCAACTGCTGGAAATGAACCTGGTGCTCAGCCTTGCCCCACCGACCGACAAGCGCAAGCGCCTGCTGCAGCTGTCGGCAGAAGGCGCCAAGCTGGAGCAGGCGCTGCGCCGCGAGCAGGTCAAATTGCTGCAACGGGCCTTTGCCGAGGCCGGGCCGGCCGCAGTCGAAGGCTGGCTGGAGGTCAATCTGAAACTGGCGCATGGGCAACGCGAGCAGGTCGACCGCTGA
- a CDS encoding benzoate/H(+) symporter BenE family transporter: MSLSSTARLRPWADTSPSAIVAGFIAMLTGYTSSLVLMFQAGQAAGLSSAQISSWIGALSIGMAVCNIGLSLRYRMPITVAWSTPGAALLITSLSAVSYPEAIGAYVTSALLVLLCGLTGSFERLVRRVPGSLAAALLAGILFKIGIEIFVAAQHRTGLVLAMFFSYLLIKRLSPRYAVLGALLVGTAISAALGLLDFSGFHLQVAHPVWTTPSFSIAATISIGIPLFVVAMTSQNMPGMAVLRADGYNVPASPLISVTGLASLLTAPFGCHGINLAAISAAICTGPHAHEDRDKRYTAAVWCGIFYGCAGIFGATLAALFAALPKELVLSIAALALFGSIGNGLTQAMSEPREREAALITFMVTASGFTLFSVGSAFWGLVAGVVTLLILNWRKA, encoded by the coding sequence ATGAGCCTCTCCAGCACTGCGCGCCTTCGGCCCTGGGCCGACACCTCACCATCAGCCATCGTGGCCGGCTTCATCGCCATGCTCACCGGCTACACCAGCTCCCTGGTGCTGATGTTTCAGGCAGGCCAGGCGGCCGGGCTGAGCAGCGCGCAGATCTCGTCGTGGATCGGCGCGCTGTCGATCGGCATGGCCGTCTGCAACATCGGTCTGTCGCTGCGCTATCGCATGCCGATCACCGTGGCCTGGTCGACCCCCGGCGCGGCCCTGCTGATCACCAGCCTGTCGGCGGTCAGCTACCCGGAGGCCATCGGCGCCTACGTCACCAGCGCGCTGCTGGTGCTGCTCTGTGGCCTGACCGGCAGCTTCGAACGCCTGGTCAGGCGTGTGCCGGGCTCGCTGGCGGCGGCCCTGCTGGCCGGCATCCTGTTCAAGATCGGCATCGAGATCTTCGTGGCCGCGCAGCACCGCACCGGCCTGGTCCTGGCGATGTTCTTCAGCTATCTGCTGATCAAGCGCCTGAGCCCGCGCTACGCGGTGCTCGGCGCACTGTTGGTGGGCACGGCCATTTCGGCGGCGCTGGGCCTGCTGGATTTCAGCGGCTTTCATCTGCAGGTGGCGCATCCGGTGTGGACCACGCCGAGCTTCTCGATCGCCGCGACCATCAGCATCGGCATTCCGCTGTTCGTGGTGGCCATGACCTCGCAGAACATGCCCGGCATGGCCGTTCTGCGCGCCGACGGTTACAACGTGCCGGCCTCGCCGCTGATTTCCGTCACCGGCCTGGCCTCGCTGCTGACGGCGCCCTTTGGCTGCCATGGCATCAACCTGGCGGCCATCAGCGCGGCCATCTGCACCGGCCCGCACGCTCATGAAGACCGCGACAAGCGCTATACCGCTGCGGTGTGGTGCGGGATCTTCTACGGCTGCGCGGGGATTTTCGGCGCGACCCTGGCCGCGCTGTTCGCCGCCCTGCCCAAGGAGCTGGTACTGTCGATCGCCGCGCTGGCACTGTTCGGCTCGATCGGCAACGGCTTGACCCAGGCCATGAGCGAACCGCGCGAACGCGAAGCCGCGCTGATCACCTTCATGGTCACGGCCTCGGGGTTCACCCTGTTCTCGGTAGGGTCGGCGTTCTGGGGGTTGGTGGCGGGGGTGGTGACGTTGCTGATTCTCAATTGGCGCAAGGCCTGA
- a CDS encoding methyl-accepting chemotaxis protein, with protein sequence MAAMQQMSAGLAGIVSGLQAGIEQLASSAQSLSTVTEQTTLEVGSQKEETEQVATAMHQMTATVHDVARNAEEAALAAQSADDKVDSGQLVVRRSMQRIEQLAGSATTASQSIESLSNEIQNIGTVVAVIKSIAEQTNLLALNAAIEAARAGDQGRGFAVVADEVRALAKRTQQSTEEIERLVSTLRSSAQLSVTQIQSSGELVKLAVSDALQTESALGSIAAAVSMIQQMNQQIAAAAEQQSSTAEEINRSVTNIRASADQSALAMQGNAASSVQLAQLGSELKGMVGHFRL encoded by the coding sequence ATGGCGGCCATGCAGCAGATGAGCGCCGGCCTGGCCGGCATCGTCAGCGGCCTGCAGGCGGGTATCGAGCAACTGGCCAGTTCCGCGCAATCGCTGTCCACGGTCACCGAGCAGACCACGCTGGAAGTCGGCTCGCAGAAGGAGGAGACCGAGCAGGTCGCCACCGCCATGCACCAGATGACGGCCACGGTGCACGACGTCGCGCGCAATGCCGAAGAGGCGGCCTTGGCCGCCCAGAGCGCCGATGACAAGGTCGACAGCGGCCAGCTGGTGGTGCGCCGCAGCATGCAGCGCATCGAGCAGTTGGCGGGCTCGGCGACGACCGCGAGCCAGAGCATCGAGAGCCTCAGCAACGAGATCCAGAACATCGGCACGGTGGTGGCGGTGATCAAGAGCATTGCCGAGCAGACCAACCTGCTGGCGCTCAATGCCGCCATCGAGGCGGCCCGGGCCGGTGACCAGGGGCGTGGCTTTGCCGTGGTGGCGGACGAAGTGCGCGCCCTGGCCAAGCGTACCCAGCAGTCCACCGAGGAGATCGAGCGTCTGGTCAGTACCCTGCGCAGCAGCGCGCAGCTGTCGGTGACGCAGATTCAGAGCAGTGGCGAACTGGTCAAGTTGGCGGTCAGCGACGCTCTGCAGACCGAGAGTGCGTTGGGCAGCATCGCTGCAGCGGTGTCGATGATCCAGCAGATGAACCAGCAGATCGCCGCCGCTGCCGAGCAACAGAGCTCAACGGCGGAGGAGATCAACCGCAGCGTCACCAACATCCGCGCCAGCGCCGACCAGTCAGCCTTGGCCATGCAGGGCAATGCCGCGTCCAGCGTGCAGCTGGCGCAGTTGGGCAGCGAGTTGAAGGGGATGGTGGGGCATTTCAGATTGTGA
- a CDS encoding SDR family oxidoreductase, with protein MKRFIDKVVIVTGAGSGMGAATVKRFASEGARVVLVGRSVDKLEAVAAGLLPGQKLVYPADVSDWEQVQALVARTVEYFGQLDVLVNNAGVAPIGKITEASIEDWHKVFAIDVDGVFHGCRAAMPHLIKSGGCIVNVSSVSGLGGDWKMAFYNAAKGAVSNFTRALALDHGADGVRVNAVCPSLTRSDLTDDMFGDSQLMAKFAERIPLGRAAEPEEVADVIAFLASHDARFVTGVNLPVDGGLSASNGQPPQN; from the coding sequence ATGAAACGCTTCATCGATAAAGTCGTCATCGTCACCGGCGCCGGTTCCGGCATGGGCGCCGCCACCGTCAAGCGTTTTGCCAGCGAAGGCGCGCGGGTGGTGCTGGTCGGTCGTTCGGTGGACAAGCTCGAAGCCGTGGCCGCCGGGCTGCTGCCGGGGCAGAAACTGGTGTACCCGGCGGACGTGTCCGACTGGGAGCAGGTGCAGGCGCTGGTGGCCAGGACGGTCGAGTATTTCGGCCAGCTCGACGTGCTGGTCAACAACGCCGGCGTGGCGCCGATCGGCAAGATCACCGAAGCGTCGATCGAGGACTGGCACAAAGTGTTCGCCATCGACGTCGATGGCGTGTTCCACGGCTGCCGCGCTGCCATGCCGCACTTGATCAAGAGCGGCGGCTGCATCGTCAACGTGTCGTCGGTGTCGGGCCTGGGCGGCGACTGGAAGATGGCGTTCTACAACGCCGCCAAGGGCGCAGTGAGCAATTTCACCCGCGCGCTGGCGCTGGACCATGGCGCTGACGGCGTACGGGTGAACGCCGTGTGTCCCAGCCTGACCCGCAGTGACCTGACCGACGACATGTTTGGCGATTCACAACTGATGGCCAAATTCGCCGAGCGCATCCCGCTGGGGCGCGCCGCCGAACCTGAAGAAGTGGCCGATGTGATCGCGTTCCTGGCCAGCCATGATGCGCGCTTCGTAACCGGTGTGAATCTGCCGGTGGATGGCGGGTTGTCAGCCTCGAACGGGCAACCGCCGCAGAACTGA